GCGGGCCGCCGGGTCGTAGGAGATCGTGTCGACGACCTTGAACGGCAGGTAGTCGAGCCGCGGCAGGATCGCCGAGATGCCCTTGGACATCGACTGGCCGAAGGTGTCGTTCACGTGCATGAAGACCGCGGTGCGCGGCGCGGTGTTCGTGGCCTGGAACAGGTCGCGGAACAGGCTCAGTCCGTTGCGGATCAGGTCGATCGCGGTCGGGAAGTTGCGGAAGGTGTACTTGTAGCCCTGCTCGGTGATCTGCGGCGCGGCCGCGATGTTGATCACGAACGGGATCTTGCGCTGCTCGGCCACCTGGGCGATCGCCGCCGCGGCGCCCGAGTCGAAGGGGCCGACCAGCAGCTGGGCGCCGTCGTTGATCAGCTTCTCGGCACGGGAACGGGCGACCTCGACGTTGGTCTCGGTGTCGGCGTTCATCAGCTCGATGTCGACACCGAACATCTCGCGCAGCGGCCCCGGCGCGATGTCGGCGCCGAGCTGACACGACTGTCCGATGAAGGCCTGCACGCCCGAGCGCGGCAGCAGCACACCCACCTTCAGCTTGTTGCCCTGGGCGCGGACGATCGCCGGCGCGGCCAGCGTGGCGGAACCTGCGACGGCCGAGCCGGCAGCCAGGCGGTTGAAATCGCGACGGGTCACTCGGGTCATGGTCGTCTCCTCTCCGTTGTCTGTCTGTCTGGTCAGGCCTGGTCCCGCAGGATGCGCTTCAGGATCTTCCCGGTGGCGCTCTTGGGCAGCTCGCTCACCACGTCGACCCGCGCCGGCACCTTGTAGGCGGCGATGTTCTCGCGACAGTACGCGATCACCTCGTCCGCCGACAAGGGCTGGCCGGCCTTCGGCACGACCGCGACCGCCACCTGCTCGCCCTTCTCCGGGTGCGGAATGCCGTACACCGCCACTTCCTGCACCTGCGGCAGCTTGTACAGGTACTGCTCCACCTCGGCCGGCCACACCTTGAAGCCGGACACGTTGATCATGTCCTTGACCCGGTCCACGATGTAGACGTAGCCGTCGGCGTCCATCCGGCCGATGTCGCCCGAGTGCAGCCAGCCGCCGCGCAGCGCCCGCTCGGTGTCCTCGGGCCGGTTCCAGTAGCCCTTCATCACGCCCGGGCCGCGGATCACGATCTCGCCCCACTCGCCGCGCGGCAATTCCCTGTCGTTCTCGTCGAAGATCGCCAGCTCGAAGCCCTCGACCGCCCGCCCGACCGAGCCGAAGCGGTGCTCGACCAGATCGTTGTAGCAGGCGAAGGGCGAGCACTCGGTGAGCCCGTAGCCCTCGTAGACCCGGCGGCCGAAGCGCTCGGTCCAGCGCCGCGAGATCTCCTCGGGCATCGTGGCCGCGGCCGACATCTCGTAGCGGATCGAGCTCAGGTCGTAGGGCGTCAAATCGATCGACAACAGGCCGATGAAGATGGTCGGCACGCCGAAGAACATCGTGATCCTGTCCTGCTGGACAGACTTCAGCACCTGGTCGGGCACGAAGCGGCGGAACAGCACCAGCGTGGCGCCGGCCAGCACCGCCGCGTTCATGATGTAGTTCTGGCCGTACACGTGGAACAGCGGCAGGAAGGCGGCCAGCCGGTCGTCGGAACGGTAGCCCGAGCATCTGGCGGCGGTCGCGATGTTCGACGCAATGTTGGCCTGGGTCAGCGTGACGCCCTTCGGGAAGCCGGTGGTGCCCGACGAATACAGCAGCGCGGCCGGGGCGTCGGCGGCGCGCGGCACCGGATCGAAGCCCGTCGGCTGGCTCGACATCCATTCGGCCAGGGATTCCGGGGCAGGCCCGTCCACCACGACCAGGTGCTCCAACCCCGGGCATTTCTCCCGCGGCACGAAGCCGGCCAGCTCGCCGGTGGTGAACACGATCCGCGACCCGGAGTCGTTGACCAGGTACTCGACCTCGGCCGAGCGGAAGATCGCGTTGATCGACACCGGGACGGCGCCGAGCCGCTGGGCCGCGTAGTAGACGACCGCGAACTCGGGCAGGTTGGGCAGGAAGATCGCGACACGGTCGCCGGCGGCGATGCCGCGCGCGGCCATCGCGTGAGCGAGCTGCGACGAGCGCTCGTCGAGCTGGCGGTAGGTGGTCGTGGTCCCCTCGAACAGGATCGCCGGATGCTCCGGCGATGCGGCTGCCCGGCTCTGCAGCATGTCGGCCAGGTTCATTTGCTCTCCTCGATTGCTATGCGTTATAACAATCGCCATGGCGATCCGCAAGCCCGATCATAGCCCCGCCGCGATCGATCACGGCGCGCTGAAGCAGGCGCTCGGCTACCTGATCCACCTGGCCGACCTGGCCAACATGCAGGGCTTTGCCCGCGCCTTCGCCGGCACAGGGCTGACCGCGGCGCGCTACACCGCGCTGGAGCTGATCGGCAGCAACCCGGGCATCAAGCCGGCCGACCTGGCCGCCGCGATGGCGGTCGAGCGCTCGAACCTGGTGGCGCTGGTGCGCTTCCTGGCCGAGCGCGGCTGGGTCCGGGCCGGCGCCGGGCCGAACCGGCGCGAGAAGTCGCTCGAGCTGACGCCGGCCGGGCGCGAAGCGCTGGCCGGGCTGCGCGAGCGGCTGGCCAGCCACGACAGGGAATTGTCGGCCCGGCTTTCGGCCGAGGAGCGTGAAGCGCTGGAGCGGCTGCTGGCCCGAATCGTGGGCGCCTGAGCACCAACGCTAGAATCGCGGCTTTTCGCCTCCGCGCAGCCCGCCATGCCCGCTCCGATCTGGAAGAAGACCGTCACCTGCCAGGACATCGACCGCGTCCACCAGGCCACGCTGTGCGAGCGGATCGGGCTGGAGTTCGTGGAGATCGGTGACGACTTCCTGCGCGCGCGGATCCCGGTCGACCACCGCACGGTGCAGCCGATGGGCATCGTTCACGGCGGCTCCTCGGTCGCGCTGGCCGAGACGCTGGGCAGCGTGGCCTCGTGGATGTGCGTCGACGACTCGAAGGCGGCGGTGGGGCTGGAGATCAACGCCAACCACCTGCGGCCGGCGACGAAGGGCTGGGTCTACGGCCGGGCCACGCCGATCCACGTGGGGCGCACCACGCACGTGTGGCAGATCGAGCTGACCGACGAGGAAGGCCGGCGCACCTGCGTGTCGCGCATCACCATGGCGATCATCGACCGGCCGCCGGAGCAGGCGCGGAAGCCACAGGGCTGATCTTCGGCGCGGGCGCGGGCGCGGACGCCGTCATCGCCGGCGCCGGCCCGGGCCGAGGCGCCGGCGCCCGGGCCTCCCAGCGCTTCCAGGCGCGCAGCACCAGGTTCGGGTACTCGGCCCTGCCGAGGCTGCCGTTGTAGCGGCCGAGCGCGCGGAACAGGTTGCCGCGCTCGATGTCCAGGTAGTGCCGCAGGATCGTGCAGCCGTAGCGCAGGTTTGCCCGCATGTCGAACAGCCGCGCCGGCTCGCCGTCGCCGATCACGTCGGTCCAGAAGGGCATCACCTGCATGTAGCCGCGCGCGCCTGCGCTGGAGATCGCGTAGCGCCGGAACGCGCTCTCGACCTCGATGAGCCCGAGCACCAGGTGCGGGTCCAGCCCGGCGCGATGCGCCTCGTAGTGAACCGCCTCGAGGAACTCGACCCGCTGCCGGTGATCGGGCTTCCAGCGCCGCGGCAGGTGCGAGGACATCGCGGCCAGCCAGTCGACCTTCTCCAGCACGTCGTCGAAGCGCGCCTCGCGCGGCGCGTCGTCGCGCACCGCCGCAGCCAGCGCGGTGCGAACCGCGTCGGTCAGCGGCTCGTACTGCTGTTGCCCGGCGATGGCCGGCGCGCCGGCGAGGGCCATGCCGGCCGACAGCAGGATCGCCGAGAGCGCGCGATGCGCCCGGGCCGCGGGCGACCGCGCGCCGGCACGCCCGCGAGGCGGGACGCGCGACGAATCGACGGGGCGGCGCACGGAAACGGTCATCCTGCGGATTGAAGCCGAGCCGGCCTCAGCCGGCAAGCGCCTGCCGGACGGCCGGCGCCGCATCGCCGACGGACACCGCGCCGGCCTGCATGCCTCGGCGAACCAGCAGCTCGACCTTGCCCTCGTTCAGGCTGCGCTCGCCGATCGTGACCCGCAGCGGCACGCCGACCAGCTCCCAGTCGGCGAACATCGCGCCGGGCCGCTCGTCGCGGTCGTCGAGGATCACGTCCACGCCGGCGGCCAGCAGCTCGGCGTACAGCGCGTCGGCAGTTTCGCGCACCTTGTCGGACTTGCGGTAGCCGAGCGGGCAGATCGCCACCTCGAAGGGCGCGATCGCTCGCGGCCACACGATGCCGCGCTCGTCGTGGTTCTGCTCGATGGCCGCGCCGACCAGCCGCGTGATGCCGATGCCGTAGCAGCCCATCTCGAAGGGCTTGGACTTGCCGTCCTCGTCGATGAAGGTCGCGCTCATCGCCTCGGAGTACTTGGTGCCCAGGTAGAACACGTGGCCGACCTCGATGCCGCGCTGGATCGAAAGCAGGCCCTTGCCGTCGGGCGACGGGTCGCCGGCCTGCACGTTGCGGATGTCGGCCACCACCGGCTCGGGCAGGTCGCGGCCCCAGTTCACGCCGGTGTAGTGGAAGCCCGCCTCGTTGGCGCCGCAGACGAAGTCGCTCATGTTGGCCACGGTGCGGTCGGCCACCACCTGCACCGGCTTCGCGGTGCCGATCGGGCCGAGATAGCCGGGCGGGCTGCCGAAGTGCTCGAGGATCTCGGCCTCGCTCGCGAAGCGGAAGCCCTCCAGCCCGGGCACCTTGCCGGCCTTGACCTCGTTCAGCTCGTGGTCGCCGCGGACCAGCAGCAGCCAGATGTCGGTGCCGATCACCCGACCCGGCCCGGCGAAATCCTCGGCGCCGTCCTTGACCGGCTCGCGGCGGTCCACCGCCAGCACGATCGACTTGACCGTGCGCGCGAGCGGGATGCCGAGCAGCTCGGCCACCGCCTCGCACTTCTCGCGGTTGGGGGTGGGTGTCTTCTTCAGCGGCTCGGCGGCCGGCGCGCGCTCGGCAACGAGCGGCAGCGCCTCGGCCAGCTCGACGTTGGCGGCGAAGTCCGAGTCGGGACAGTAGGCGATCGCGTCCTCGCCGGTGTCGGCGATCACCTGGAACTCGTGGCTGGCCGAGCCGCCGATCGCGCCGGTGTCGGCGGCCACCGGCCGGAACTGCAGGCCCATCCGCTCGAAGATCGCCACGTAGGCGTCGTACATGACCTTGTAGCTGGCCAGCGCCGAGTCGCGGTCGCGGTCGAAGGAGTAGGCGTCCTTCATCGTGAACTCGCGCCCGCGCATGATGCCGAAGCGCGGCCGGCGCTCGTCGCGGAACTTGGTCTGGATGTGATACAGGTTCTTGGGCAGCTGCTTGTAGCTGCGCAGCTCCTGGCGGGCGATGTCGGTGATCACCTCTTCCGAGGTCGGCTGAACGATGAAGTCGCGACCGTGCCGGTCCTTCACCCGCAGCAGCTCGGGGCCGTATTTCTCCCAGCGCCCGCTCTCCATCCACAGCTCGGCCGGCTGCACCACCGGCATCAGCAGCTCGATCGCGCCGGCCCGGTCCATCTCCTCGCGCACGATCGCCTCGATCTTGCGGATCACCCGCAGGCCCATCGGCATGTAGTTGTAGATGCCGCCTGCGAGCTTGCGGATCATGCCGGCGCGGGTCATCAGCCGGTGGCTGACGATCTCGGCGTCGGACGGCGCTTCCTTGAGCGTGGCGATGTGGAAACGGGAGGCTTTCATGAAGGACTGCCGAAGGGGCTGGGCGGAACGACCCGACGGATCGGGGGAATGAGACCGTCGCGCCTGCGCCGGTCTATATAATCGGATCAATTGTAAGAGATCGAAGGGGTGCGGCCATGCTGGACCGTGACGGCTATCGCCCCAACGTCGGCATCATCCTGATCAATTCGAGGAACCAGGTCTTCTGGGGCAAGCGGATCCGTGAGCACTCGTGGCAGTTCCCGCAGGGCGGGATCAAGCGCGGCGAATCGCCCGAGCAGGCGATGTTCCGCGAGCTGCACGAAGAGGTCGGCCTGCGGCCCGAGCACGTCCGCGTGATCGGCCGCACCCGCGAGTGGCTGCGCTACGACGTGCCCCAGCACTGGGTGCGGCGCGAGTGGCGGGGCCACTACCGCGGCCAGAAGCAGATCTGGTTCCTCCTGAGGCTGGTCGGGCGCGACACGGACATCGACCTGCGCGCCAGCGGCCACCCGGAGTTCGATGCCTGGCGTTGGAACGACTTCTGGATCCCGCTCGACGCGGTGATCGAGTTCAAGCGCGAGGTCTACAGCCTCGCGCTGCAGGAACTGTCGCGAATGCTGCCGCAGAATCGCGGCGGCGCGCCGGGCGGCCGCGGCAACCCGCCGGGGGGCGGAAGGCCGCGCGCGCCTGCTGCCGGCCGGCCCCGGAACGACATCCCCGCCGAACCGGGCGCACTGCGCCCGCGCCGCGCGGAACAGGGCCAATGACGATGCTTCCGGAATTTCCTTGCGCGAGCACCGGTGCGGTGGCGAACGCGGGCAAGGACAAGCGCGCCGGTCGCGGCCGCGCCGCCGCCCGCGCCACGCTGGCGTTCGCCTGGCTGGCCTTCGCCGGCGCGGCCGCCGCCCAGCCCTCGCTCGACCCGGTCAACAACCCGACGATCGACTACGTCGCGCCCGAGCCCGACCGGGTGAACGCGGCGCTGCCCGAAGCGATGCCGGCGCTGCCGCCCGAGAAGGGCCTGAAGCGGATCGAGGTCAGCGCGACCACGCGCAACCGCTTCGCCGTCGACCCGGCCAGCGTCTCGGTGCTGGGGCGCAAGATCGTGCAGTTCACGATCGTGGCGACCAGCCCTAGCGGCGTGCGCAACATCGGTTACGAGGCGATCGACTGCAGCCGCGGCCAGGCCGCCCTGCTCGCGATCGGCCGCGACGGCAAGGGCTGGACGCCGGTCGGCCGGCCGATGTGGCGGCCGATCACCGCCGACGACACGGTCAACGGCTATCGCCGCGAGCTCGCGCGCGCCTGGTGCGAAGGCGCCGGGACCGCTAGCGACAAGCCCGCCGACATGATGGCCCGGCTCGACCTGGTGCCGCAGCAGTACCGGTACTGAGCGGGGCTGCAGGCGCCCCGCTCCCGGAGCGCGTTCTCAGCTCACTTGGGTGACGAGCGGCTTGCCCTCGGTCCACGCCGCCACGTTCTCCAGCACCAGCCTGCCCATCTCGGTGCGGGTCGGGTGCGTGCCGCTGCCCATGTGCGGCTGCAGGACCACGTTCTCCATGCCGATCAGCGCCTGCGGCACGTTCGGCTCGTCGTCGAACACGTCCAGACCGGCAGAGCCGAGCTTGCCGTTGCCGAGCAGCTCGACCATCGCGTCCTGGTCGACGACCGAGC
This genomic window from Zeimonas sediminis contains:
- a CDS encoding CNP1-like family protein, whose amino-acid sequence is MTMLPEFPCASTGAVANAGKDKRAGRGRAAARATLAFAWLAFAGAAAAQPSLDPVNNPTIDYVAPEPDRVNAALPEAMPALPPEKGLKRIEVSATTRNRFAVDPASVSVLGRKIVQFTIVATSPSGVRNIGYEAIDCSRGQAALLAIGRDGKGWTPVGRPMWRPITADDTVNGYRRELARAWCEGAGTASDKPADMMARLDLVPQQYRY
- a CDS encoding MarR family winged helix-turn-helix transcriptional regulator, whose amino-acid sequence is MAIRKPDHSPAAIDHGALKQALGYLIHLADLANMQGFARAFAGTGLTAARYTALELIGSNPGIKPADLAAAMAVERSNLVALVRFLAERGWVRAGAGPNRREKSLELTPAGREALAGLRERLASHDRELSARLSAEEREALERLLARIVGA
- a CDS encoding ABC transporter substrate-binding protein, with amino-acid sequence MTRVTRRDFNRLAAGSAVAGSATLAAPAIVRAQGNKLKVGVLLPRSGVQAFIGQSCQLGADIAPGPLREMFGVDIELMNADTETNVEVARSRAEKLINDGAQLLVGPFDSGAAAAIAQVAEQRKIPFVINIAAAPQITEQGYKYTFRNFPTAIDLIRNGLSLFRDLFQATNTAPRTAVFMHVNDTFGQSMSKGISAILPRLDYLPFKVVDTISYDPAARDLSVEVAKAKATGADIVMLVSRLNDAILMVREMVKQRWSPQGIMSPGSPGMYEAQFYKALGPKYSDYAISNVPWYNPNAALTKRVEAAFAKQFPKEKLMFHALNVGFTFEALMIAADAFKRAGSTDGTALAEAIRKTNIADRMMVGGPISFDAKGQNTQIASACIQNRGGQPVVVLPSSAAQAKPVFPVPGWTQRG
- a CDS encoding proline--tRNA ligase codes for the protein MKASRFHIATLKEAPSDAEIVSHRLMTRAGMIRKLAGGIYNYMPMGLRVIRKIEAIVREEMDRAGAIELLMPVVQPAELWMESGRWEKYGPELLRVKDRHGRDFIVQPTSEEVITDIARQELRSYKQLPKNLYHIQTKFRDERRPRFGIMRGREFTMKDAYSFDRDRDSALASYKVMYDAYVAIFERMGLQFRPVAADTGAIGGSASHEFQVIADTGEDAIAYCPDSDFAANVELAEALPLVAERAPAAEPLKKTPTPNREKCEAVAELLGIPLARTVKSIVLAVDRREPVKDGAEDFAGPGRVIGTDIWLLLVRGDHELNEVKAGKVPGLEGFRFASEAEILEHFGSPPGYLGPIGTAKPVQVVADRTVANMSDFVCGANEAGFHYTGVNWGRDLPEPVVADIRNVQAGDPSPDGKGLLSIQRGIEVGHVFYLGTKYSEAMSATFIDEDGKSKPFEMGCYGIGITRLVGAAIEQNHDERGIVWPRAIAPFEVAICPLGYRKSDKVRETADALYAELLAAGVDVILDDRDERPGAMFADWELVGVPLRVTIGERSLNEGKVELLVRRGMQAGAVSVGDAAPAVRQALAG
- a CDS encoding RNA pyrophosphohydrolase; this encodes MLDRDGYRPNVGIILINSRNQVFWGKRIREHSWQFPQGGIKRGESPEQAMFRELHEEVGLRPEHVRVIGRTREWLRYDVPQHWVRREWRGHYRGQKQIWFLLRLVGRDTDIDLRASGHPEFDAWRWNDFWIPLDAVIEFKREVYSLALQELSRMLPQNRGGAPGGRGNPPGGGRPRAPAAGRPRNDIPAEPGALRPRRAEQGQ
- a CDS encoding class I adenylate-forming enzyme family protein gives rise to the protein MNLADMLQSRAAASPEHPAILFEGTTTTYRQLDERSSQLAHAMAARGIAAGDRVAIFLPNLPEFAVVYYAAQRLGAVPVSINAIFRSAEVEYLVNDSGSRIVFTTGELAGFVPREKCPGLEHLVVVDGPAPESLAEWMSSQPTGFDPVPRAADAPAALLYSSGTTGFPKGVTLTQANIASNIATAARCSGYRSDDRLAAFLPLFHVYGQNYIMNAAVLAGATLVLFRRFVPDQVLKSVQQDRITMFFGVPTIFIGLLSIDLTPYDLSSIRYEMSAAATMPEEISRRWTERFGRRVYEGYGLTECSPFACYNDLVEHRFGSVGRAVEGFELAIFDENDRELPRGEWGEIVIRGPGVMKGYWNRPEDTERALRGGWLHSGDIGRMDADGYVYIVDRVKDMINVSGFKVWPAEVEQYLYKLPQVQEVAVYGIPHPEKGEQVAVAVVPKAGQPLSADEVIAYCRENIAAYKVPARVDVVSELPKSATGKILKRILRDQA
- a CDS encoding hotdog fold thioesterase, with protein sequence MPAPIWKKTVTCQDIDRVHQATLCERIGLEFVEIGDDFLRARIPVDHRTVQPMGIVHGGSSVALAETLGSVASWMCVDDSKAAVGLEINANHLRPATKGWVYGRATPIHVGRTTHVWQIELTDEEGRRTCVSRITMAIIDRPPEQARKPQG
- a CDS encoding lytic transglycosylase domain-containing protein, whose product is MALAGAPAIAGQQQYEPLTDAVRTALAAAVRDDAPREARFDDVLEKVDWLAAMSSHLPRRWKPDHRQRVEFLEAVHYEAHRAGLDPHLVLGLIEVESAFRRYAISSAGARGYMQVMPFWTDVIGDGEPARLFDMRANLRYGCTILRHYLDIERGNLFRALGRYNGSLGRAEYPNLVLRAWKRWEARAPAPRPGPAPAMTASAPAPAPKISPVASAPAPAAGR